A single Candidatus Eisenbacteria bacterium DNA region contains:
- the atpF gene encoding F0F1 ATP synthase subunit B — MDLIIINQLITQILGFLAVLWILKAFAWKPLLKVLEDRRQRIADDFAAAARARTEMEALKADFEAKIREIEATARQRIADAAREGEKLSTQIVEEGRERAREQLEKATAEIQREKEKALAEMRAQVVQSVITATERVVRQKMDDPAHRNLIEKFLSEVEGVR; from the coding sequence ATGGACCTGATCATCATCAACCAGCTCATCACCCAGATCCTGGGCTTCCTCGCGGTGCTTTGGATCCTCAAGGCGTTCGCGTGGAAGCCGCTCCTGAAGGTGCTCGAGGACCGCCGGCAGCGGATCGCCGACGACTTCGCGGCCGCCGCCAGGGCGCGCACCGAGATGGAGGCCCTCAAGGCCGACTTCGAGGCGAAGATCCGCGAGATCGAGGCCACCGCCCGGCAGCGGATCGCCGACGCGGCGCGCGAGGGCGAGAAGCTCTCCACCCAGATCGTGGAGGAGGGCCGCGAGCGGGCGCGCGAGCAACTGGAGAAGGCCACCGCGGAGATCCAGCGCGAGAAGGAGAAGGCGCTGGCCGAGATGCGCGCGCAGGTGGTGCAGTCGGTCATCACCGCCACCGAGCGCGTGGTGCGCCAGAAGATGGACGACCCGGCCCACCGCAACCTGATCGAGAAGTTCCTGTCCGAGGTCGAGGGGGTCCGTTGA
- the atpH gene encoding ATP synthase F1 subunit delta: protein MKQPAVARKYALALFRAARSHDALDAVAADLDAIRELLRTDPRFARVLAVPDIPAGEKRAFVGRVLSGRVGPLVVEFADLLLAKGRFGVLDAAADRYRALLEQERGIVRAQAVTAVKLTDAERVKLVEKLQIVTGRKVLMSESVDPAVLGGVLVTVGDRIIDGSVRSAWRDLRESLLAAPLTA from the coding sequence TTGAAGCAGCCTGCCGTGGCCCGCAAGTACGCGCTGGCGCTGTTCCGCGCCGCGCGCTCGCACGACGCGCTGGACGCGGTCGCCGCGGACCTGGACGCGATCCGGGAGCTGCTGCGCACGGACCCGCGCTTCGCGCGGGTGCTGGCCGTCCCCGACATCCCCGCGGGCGAGAAGCGCGCCTTCGTGGGGCGCGTGCTGTCCGGCCGCGTGGGGCCGCTGGTCGTGGAGTTCGCGGACCTGCTGCTGGCCAAGGGCCGCTTCGGCGTGCTCGACGCGGCGGCGGATCGGTACCGCGCGCTGCTCGAGCAGGAGCGCGGGATCGTGCGCGCGCAGGCCGTGACCGCCGTGAAGCTCACGGACGCGGAGCGCGTGAAGCTCGTGGAGAAACTGCAGATCGTCACCGGCAGAAAGGTGCTCATGTCCGAGTCCGTGGATCCCGCGGTGCTCGGCGGCGTCCTCGTCACGGTGGGCGACCGGATCATTGATGGCAGCGTGCGCAGCGCGTGGAGAGACCTGCGCGAGAGCCTGCTGGCGGCCCCGCTCACGGCGTGA
- the atpD gene encoding F0F1 ATP synthase subunit beta — protein sequence MSNFGSVVQVIGPTVDVRFDADKLPPILNAIKIEDADKGINLTVEAALHLGDNMVRCIALASTDGLQRGMKATDTGGPISVPVGPGCLGRVFNLLGQTIDERGPLGGTTKQYPIHRPSPKFEDQETSASVFETGIKVVDLIAPYARGGKIGLFGGAGVGKTVIIQELINNIATQHGGYSVFAGVGERTREGNDLWLEMNESGVIAKTVMIFGQMNEPPGARLRVGLTGVTQAEYFRDEEGRDVLLFIDNIFRFTQAGSEVSALLGRMPSAVGYQPTLGTEMGQLQERITSTRKGSITSVQAIYVPADDLTDPAPATAFSHLDATTVLDRRIVELGIYPAVDPLSSTSRILDPRVVGDEHYAVARQVQRVLQRYKDLQDIIAILGIDELSEDDKILVARARKIQRFLSQPFFVAEAFTGRAGKYVKREDTIRGFKRLVSGELDDLPEQAFYMVGTVEEAIEAAEKMR from the coding sequence ATGTCGAACTTCGGATCCGTAGTCCAGGTGATTGGCCCGACCGTCGACGTGCGTTTCGACGCCGACAAGCTGCCGCCCATCCTCAACGCGATCAAGATCGAGGACGCGGACAAGGGGATCAATCTGACCGTTGAGGCGGCGCTGCATCTCGGCGACAACATGGTGCGCTGCATCGCGCTGGCCTCCACCGACGGTCTGCAGCGCGGCATGAAGGCCACGGACACCGGCGGCCCGATCTCGGTGCCGGTGGGCCCGGGCTGCCTGGGCCGGGTGTTCAACCTGCTGGGCCAGACCATCGACGAGCGCGGCCCGCTGGGCGGCACCACCAAGCAGTACCCCATCCATCGCCCCTCGCCGAAGTTCGAGGACCAGGAGACCTCCGCGTCGGTGTTCGAGACCGGCATCAAGGTGGTGGACCTGATCGCGCCGTACGCGCGCGGCGGCAAGATCGGCCTGTTCGGCGGCGCCGGCGTGGGCAAGACGGTCATCATCCAGGAACTGATCAACAACATCGCCACGCAGCACGGCGGGTACTCGGTGTTCGCCGGCGTGGGCGAGCGCACCCGCGAGGGCAACGACCTGTGGCTCGAGATGAACGAGTCGGGCGTGATCGCCAAGACGGTGATGATCTTCGGCCAGATGAACGAGCCCCCCGGCGCGCGGCTGCGCGTGGGGCTGACCGGCGTGACCCAGGCCGAGTACTTCCGTGACGAGGAAGGCCGGGACGTGCTGCTGTTCATCGACAACATCTTCCGCTTCACCCAGGCGGGCTCCGAGGTGTCGGCGCTGCTGGGCCGCATGCCGTCCGCGGTGGGCTACCAGCCCACGCTGGGCACCGAGATGGGCCAGTTGCAGGAACGCATCACCTCCACGCGCAAGGGCTCCATCACCTCGGTGCAGGCGATCTACGTGCCGGCCGACGACCTCACCGACCCGGCGCCGGCCACCGCGTTCTCGCACCTGGACGCCACCACCGTGCTGGACCGTCGGATCGTGGAGCTGGGCATCTACCCGGCGGTGGACCCGCTGTCGTCCACGTCGCGAATCCTCGACCCGCGCGTGGTGGGCGACGAGCACTACGCCGTGGCGCGCCAGGTGCAGCGCGTGCTGCAGCGCTACAAGGACCTGCAGGACATCATCGCGATCCTGGGCATTGACGAGCTTTCCGAGGACGACAAGATCCTGGTGGCGCGCGCGCGCAAGATCCAGCGGTTCCTCTCCCAGCCGTTCTTCGTGGCCGAGGCCTTCACCGGCCGTGCCGGCAAGTACGTGAAGCGCGAGGACACCATCCGCGGGTTCAAGCGCTTGGTCTCGGGCGAGCTGGATGACCTTCCGGAGCAGGCCTTCTACATGGTGGGCACGGTGGAAGAGGCCATCGAGGCCGCCGAGAAGATGCGCTAG
- a CDS encoding YicC family protein, whose product MIRSMTGYGRAEVAEQGGRWSAEIRSVNHRFFEISLRLPRFAQQLEHRARALLQERLVRGKITVTVSFEGEASPDAGGLKLDTALMDRYFHLLEEARARYGLKDPVSLSTLAGLPDVLVWDVAGGDEAAAWPALERVLEAACKEILRMKDQEGSSLTADFRHRIELVLASLAVVEQRAPLRIDEAKKRLEDRLTQLLGPNGVVDPNRLAQEVAMYMDRMDCTEECVRLRAHCDHFEELIKGPSSAGRRLNFLIQEMNREANTIGSKASDSVLSQRVMDIKEELEKLREQIQNIE is encoded by the coding sequence ATGATTCGAAGCATGACCGGCTATGGCCGGGCGGAGGTGGCCGAGCAGGGCGGCCGCTGGAGCGCCGAAATTCGCTCCGTCAATCACCGCTTCTTCGAGATTTCCCTTCGACTTCCGCGTTTCGCGCAGCAGCTCGAGCACCGCGCCCGGGCCCTGCTGCAGGAGCGCCTGGTCCGCGGCAAGATCACCGTCACGGTGAGCTTCGAGGGTGAGGCCTCCCCCGACGCCGGCGGGCTCAAGCTGGACACCGCCCTGATGGACCGATATTTCCACCTGCTGGAGGAGGCCCGGGCTCGCTACGGGCTCAAGGACCCCGTGAGCCTCTCCACCCTTGCGGGCCTCCCCGATGTGCTGGTCTGGGACGTCGCCGGCGGAGACGAGGCCGCGGCGTGGCCCGCGCTGGAACGAGTGCTGGAAGCCGCATGCAAAGAGATCCTGCGCATGAAGGACCAGGAGGGCTCGTCCCTGACCGCGGACTTCCGGCACCGGATCGAGCTGGTCCTGGCCAGCCTGGCGGTGGTCGAGCAGCGCGCCCCGCTGCGCATTGACGAGGCGAAGAAGCGGCTCGAGGACCGGCTGACCCAACTCCTGGGCCCCAACGGGGTGGTGGACCCCAACCGGCTGGCCCAGGAAGTGGCCATGTACATGGACCGCATGGACTGCACCGAGGAATGCGTGCGCCTGCGCGCCCACTGCGACCACTTCGAGGAACTGATCAAGGGCCCCTCCAGCGCCGGCCGCCGGCTCAACTTCCTGATCCAGGAGATGAACCGCGAGGCCAACACCATCGGCTCGAAGGCCTCCGACAGTGTCCTGAGCCAGAGGGTGATGGACATCAAGGAGGAGCTGGAGAAGCTGCGCGAACAAATCCAGAATATTGAATGA
- a CDS encoding bifunctional phosphopantothenoylcysteine decarboxylase/phosphopantothenate synthase: MLQGRNILLGVTGGIAAYKSCELVRLLKKRGARVAVVMTRSATRLVQPLTFQVLSENPVLTDLWQAPSQAVDFEPRAGLPSGPVAHVDLGAFADLVIVAPATANILAKAAHGLGDDALSTVLLAARAPVMFAPTMNVTMWDSAAVQENLATLRRRGARIVEPGEGMLACGWEGKGRMAEPAEIVEFAERVLAEGGSAGDVATSRGAAAGQAAPDTAPTPLAPRVDARGVAPAAATVPGAAWPAAVAGATLSGRAVLVSAGPTQEPIDAVRYLSNRSSGKMGYAVAEAARDLGARVILVSGPTALPCPAGVERVDVVTAAEMEREVLGRGAAADVIVMTAAVSDYRPAEPSAGKLKRAGARTLELVPNDDILAKLGQDKKGRFLVGFALEVESCIANAEGKLKNKKADLVVLNNPLEPGAAFGSDTNHVTILEPGREPDVWPMLGKSEVAMRLMGLVGERLPRR; this comes from the coding sequence ATGCTCCAGGGCAGGAACATCCTCCTCGGCGTGACCGGCGGGATCGCGGCCTACAAGAGTTGCGAGCTGGTCCGGCTGCTCAAGAAGCGCGGCGCGCGCGTGGCCGTGGTGATGACGCGCTCCGCGACCCGGCTGGTGCAGCCCCTCACCTTCCAGGTGCTCTCCGAAAACCCCGTGCTCACGGATCTGTGGCAGGCACCCTCACAGGCGGTGGACTTCGAGCCGCGCGCGGGACTGCCCTCGGGCCCGGTGGCGCACGTGGACCTGGGCGCGTTCGCCGACCTGGTGATCGTGGCCCCCGCCACCGCCAACATCCTCGCCAAGGCCGCCCACGGCCTGGGAGACGATGCGCTGAGCACGGTACTGCTTGCCGCGCGCGCGCCGGTGATGTTCGCCCCCACCATGAATGTGACGATGTGGGATTCCGCCGCGGTGCAGGAGAACCTGGCCACGCTGCGCCGCCGTGGAGCGCGCATCGTGGAGCCCGGCGAAGGCATGCTGGCGTGCGGCTGGGAAGGCAAGGGCCGCATGGCCGAACCAGCGGAGATCGTGGAGTTCGCGGAACGGGTGCTGGCGGAGGGCGGCAGTGCGGGCGACGTCGCGACGAGCCGCGGGGCGGCCGCGGGTCAGGCTGCGCCTGACACCGCGCCCACCCCGCTCGCACCGCGTGTGGACGCCCGCGGCGTCGCCCCGGCGGCGGCCACGGTGCCAGGCGCAGCCTGGCCCGCGGCTGTCGCCGGGGCGACGCTTTCCGGTCGCGCCGTGCTCGTGAGCGCCGGCCCCACGCAGGAGCCCATTGACGCCGTTCGCTACCTCAGCAACCGCTCCAGCGGCAAGATGGGCTACGCCGTGGCGGAAGCTGCGCGCGACCTCGGCGCCCGCGTGATCCTGGTGAGCGGCCCCACCGCACTGCCCTGCCCCGCGGGCGTGGAACGCGTGGACGTGGTCACCGCCGCCGAGATGGAGCGCGAGGTGCTCGGCCGGGGCGCTGCGGCCGACGTGATCGTGATGACCGCCGCGGTCTCCGATTACCGCCCCGCGGAGCCCTCCGCCGGAAAGCTCAAGCGCGCGGGTGCGCGCACGCTGGAGCTGGTGCCCAACGACGACATCCTCGCAAAGCTCGGCCAGGACAAGAAGGGCCGCTTCCTGGTGGGATTCGCGCTCGAGGTGGAATCGTGCATCGCCAACGCCGAGGGCAAGCTCAAGAACAAGAAGGCCGACCTGGTGGTGCTCAACAACCCGCTGGAGCCGGGCGCGGCGTTCGGGAGCGACACGAACCATGTGACGATTCTCGAGCCCGGGCGCGAGCCGGATGTGTGGCCGATGCTCGGCAAGAGCGAGGTCGCGATGCGGCTGATGGGGTTGGTGGGCGAGCGGCTGCCCCGGCGCTGA
- a CDS encoding AtpZ/AtpI family protein yields MPDRRYSQLRQLGLLASIPALMVIAPLLGLFAGQWVEERFHLQPWGTIVGLALGFGAAVREIAGILRKVKDDDDDDRPGRPGPPGGDGSGGDDRGA; encoded by the coding sequence GTGCCTGATCGCCGTTACTCACAGCTTCGACAGCTGGGCCTGCTGGCGTCCATCCCCGCGCTCATGGTGATCGCGCCGCTCCTTGGGCTGTTCGCTGGCCAATGGGTGGAGGAGCGGTTCCACCTCCAGCCGTGGGGCACGATCGTGGGCCTGGCGCTGGGGTTCGGAGCGGCGGTGCGCGAGATCGCGGGCATCCTCCGGAAGGTGAAGGACGACGACGACGACGACCGCCCGGGAAGACCCGGGCCTCCCGGTGGCGACGGCAGCGGAGGCGACGACCGTGGAGCGTGA
- the atpE gene encoding ATP synthase F0 subunit C — protein sequence MDLSAALGLALPLGVGIAAIGSGIGIGVMGRGAMEAMGRQPEAIGKIQVAMIIGFGMAEALTIYAFVNCFTLQKFLVLKP from the coding sequence ATGGATCTGTCTGCCGCACTTGGTTTGGCCCTGCCGCTCGGCGTCGGAATCGCCGCGATCGGTTCCGGGATCGGGATCGGAGTGATGGGCCGGGGCGCGATGGAGGCGATGGGTCGCCAGCCGGAGGCCATCGGCAAGATCCAGGTCGCCATGATCATCGGCTTCGGTATGGCCGAGGCGCTCACGATCTACGCGTTCGTGAACTGCTTCACGCTCCAGAAGTTCCTGGTACTCAAGCCGTAG
- a CDS encoding uracil-DNA glycosylase, which translates to MPTVPRAHAADAARPASGALVIPTQAAPRPEARAEREAEMAELSRHAEACRRCALGGTRTQAVFGTGDIDAKLMFVGEGPGRDEDAQGIPFVGRAGQKLNSLIEKLGLRREQVYICNVVKCRPPENRTPLPEEVEACRPYLDRQLLVGSPKVIVALGLSAAQALLGVKLPMAQLRRERHRLGDAIVIATYHPAYVLRNPKAAWDVWDDVKDVPALLNDA; encoded by the coding sequence GTGCCGACGGTGCCCCGCGCCCATGCCGCCGACGCCGCGCGGCCCGCATCCGGCGCGCTCGTCATCCCCACGCAGGCCGCTCCCCGCCCCGAGGCGCGCGCGGAGCGCGAGGCCGAGATGGCGGAGTTGTCGCGCCACGCCGAAGCGTGCCGCCGCTGCGCGCTGGGCGGCACGCGCACGCAGGCGGTGTTCGGCACCGGCGACATTGACGCGAAGCTGATGTTCGTCGGCGAGGGTCCCGGGCGTGACGAGGACGCACAGGGCATCCCATTCGTGGGCCGCGCGGGTCAGAAGCTCAACAGTCTGATCGAGAAGCTGGGTCTCAGGCGCGAACAGGTCTACATCTGCAACGTGGTGAAGTGCCGGCCTCCCGAGAACCGTACGCCTCTGCCGGAGGAGGTGGAGGCCTGCCGCCCCTACCTCGACCGCCAGCTGCTCGTGGGATCCCCGAAAGTGATCGTGGCCCTGGGCCTCTCCGCGGCGCAGGCGCTGCTGGGAGTGAAGCTGCCGATGGCCCAGCTGCGCCGCGAACGTCACCGCCTCGGGGACGCGATCGTGATCGCCACCTACCACCCGGCCTACGTGCTGCGCAACCCCAAGGCCGCGTGGGACGTGTGGGACGACGTGAAGGACGTGCCGGCGCTGTTGAATGACGCATAG
- a CDS encoding F0F1 ATP synthase subunit epsilon, whose protein sequence is MAELFQLTVLTPEASVFDAEVISVTAPGSEGYLGVLAHHAALITALQPGRLTIRLADGKTDDYAVSGGFLQVADNRATVLADSCEHITDIDLARAQAAERRARERLAAREAHVDEARAEAALARAINRVRIKNNGN, encoded by the coding sequence ATGGCGGAACTGTTCCAGCTCACGGTCCTCACCCCCGAGGCCTCGGTGTTCGACGCGGAGGTGATCTCGGTCACCGCCCCCGGCTCCGAGGGCTACCTCGGCGTGCTGGCGCACCACGCGGCGCTGATCACCGCCCTGCAGCCCGGGCGGCTGACCATCCGGCTGGCCGACGGCAAGACCGACGACTACGCGGTGAGCGGCGGCTTCCTGCAGGTGGCCGACAACCGCGCCACGGTGCTGGCCGACTCCTGCGAGCACATCACGGACATCGACCTGGCCCGCGCGCAGGCGGCCGAGCGCCGCGCCCGCGAGCGCCTGGCGGCGCGCGAGGCGCACGTGGACGAGGCCCGCGCGGAGGCGGCGCTGGCGCGGGCGATCAACCGGGTGCGGATCAAGAACAACGGGAATTGA
- a CDS encoding F0F1 ATP synthase subunit alpha, which produces MSFRPEEVSTIIQKELEKFESKLEMKSVGTVLQVGDGIARVWGLEDAAAGELLEFPGDVRGMVLNLEEDNVGVVLFGSDQKIKEGDTVRRTGRIAEVPVGEALVGRVVNALGQPVDGKGPVVTKAFRHIESKAPGVVHRQPVKEPLQTGLKAVDSMIPIGRGQRELIIGDRQTGKTALAVDTVLNQKGTGVICIYVAIGQKESTVAQVVEIFRKNGAMDYTIVVAASASEPAPMQYIAPYSGVSMGEYFMLQGQHALCIYDDLSKHATAYRQLSLLLRRPPGREAYPGDVFYLHSRLLERAAKLADNADKLVPGCTKGGGSLTALPVIETQAGDVSAYIPTNVISITDGQIFLEADLFYAGQRPAINVGISVSRVGGNAQTKAMKKVAGRLRLDLAQYRELAAFAQFGSDLDKATQAQLTRGEKMTEVLKQGQYVPMGLGRQVMIIWVGGNGHLDDVPTMSIAKFEQEFFAFTQERYPDLERAIDTERDLSEGTLKKLEQAVKEFKAKFQA; this is translated from the coding sequence ATGTCGTTCCGTCCGGAAGAAGTCAGCACCATCATTCAGAAGGAACTCGAGAAGTTCGAGTCCAAGCTCGAGATGAAGAGCGTGGGCACCGTGCTCCAGGTGGGCGACGGCATCGCGCGCGTGTGGGGCCTGGAGGACGCGGCGGCCGGCGAGCTGCTGGAGTTCCCCGGCGACGTGCGCGGCATGGTGCTGAACCTCGAGGAAGACAACGTCGGCGTGGTGCTGTTCGGCTCCGACCAGAAGATCAAGGAGGGCGACACCGTCCGCCGCACCGGCCGCATCGCGGAGGTGCCCGTGGGCGAGGCCCTGGTGGGTCGCGTGGTCAACGCGCTGGGCCAGCCCGTGGACGGCAAGGGCCCGGTGGTCACCAAGGCCTTCCGGCACATCGAGAGCAAGGCCCCCGGCGTGGTGCACCGCCAGCCGGTGAAGGAGCCGCTGCAGACCGGGCTCAAGGCCGTGGACTCCATGATCCCCATCGGCCGCGGCCAGCGCGAGCTGATCATCGGCGACCGCCAGACCGGCAAGACCGCGCTGGCGGTGGACACGGTCCTGAACCAGAAGGGCACCGGGGTCATCTGCATCTACGTGGCCATCGGGCAGAAGGAATCCACCGTGGCGCAGGTGGTGGAGATCTTCCGCAAGAACGGCGCCATGGACTACACCATCGTCGTCGCCGCGTCGGCCTCCGAGCCGGCGCCGATGCAGTACATCGCGCCGTACTCGGGCGTGAGCATGGGCGAGTACTTCATGCTCCAGGGCCAGCACGCGCTGTGCATCTACGACGACCTTTCCAAGCACGCGACGGCCTACCGGCAGCTCTCGCTGCTGCTGCGCCGCCCGCCGGGCCGCGAGGCGTACCCCGGCGACGTGTTCTACCTGCACTCGCGCCTGCTCGAGCGCGCCGCGAAGCTGGCGGACAACGCGGACAAGCTGGTCCCCGGCTGCACCAAGGGCGGCGGATCGCTCACCGCGCTGCCGGTCATCGAGACGCAGGCCGGCGACGTGTCGGCCTACATCCCCACCAACGTCATCTCGATCACCGACGGGCAGATCTTCCTCGAGGCCGACTTGTTCTACGCCGGGCAGCGTCCCGCCATCAACGTGGGCATCTCGGTGTCGCGCGTGGGCGGCAACGCCCAGACCAAGGCCATGAAGAAGGTGGCCGGCCGGCTGCGGCTGGACCTGGCGCAGTACCGCGAGCTGGCGGCCTTCGCCCAGTTCGGATCGGACCTGGACAAGGCCACCCAGGCGCAGCTGACGCGCGGCGAGAAGATGACCGAGGTGCTCAAGCAGGGCCAGTACGTGCCCATGGGCCTGGGGCGGCAGGTGATGATCATCTGGGTGGGCGGCAACGGCCACCTGGACGACGTGCCCACCATGTCCATCGCGAAGTTCGAGCAGGAGTTCTTCGCCTTCACGCAGGAACGCTACCCGGACCTGGAGCGCGCCATTGACACCGAGCGCGACCTGTCCGAGGGCACGCTGAAGAAGCTCGAGCAGGCGGTGAAGGAGTTCAAGGCGAAGTTCCAGGCCTGA
- the atpG gene encoding ATP synthase F1 subunit gamma, protein MATLRDIKRRIKSVQSTRQITKAMEMVAAAKLRKAQARAQEARPYASGMIQVLGAFASATEAQSHPLFQKREVKRRGLIVISSDRGLCGAYNSTLLRAADHYMKESSVPVSFYLVGRKSVEYMARRKRDIRAKFTDLPALADFPTAREVARQAMSAFLSGEVDAVDLLYTHFISTLRRNVVVEPFLPISGDAVKEGAGLAPKTRDFIMEPGVDQIFEFLLPRYTNTRLFIALAEAYASEHSARMVAMGAANTNAGDMIDQLTLTRNRLRQAAITKEISEIVGGAEALA, encoded by the coding sequence ATGGCGACCCTTCGCGACATCAAGCGGCGCATCAAGAGCGTCCAGAGCACGCGGCAGATCACCAAGGCCATGGAGATGGTGGCCGCGGCGAAGCTGCGCAAGGCGCAGGCGCGCGCCCAGGAGGCGCGGCCCTACGCCAGCGGCATGATCCAGGTGCTGGGTGCTTTCGCATCGGCCACCGAGGCGCAGTCGCACCCGTTGTTCCAGAAGCGCGAGGTGAAGCGCCGGGGGCTGATCGTGATCTCCTCCGATCGCGGCCTGTGTGGCGCGTACAATTCCACGCTGCTCCGCGCTGCCGATCACTACATGAAGGAGTCGTCGGTGCCCGTGAGCTTCTACCTGGTGGGGCGCAAGTCGGTGGAGTACATGGCGCGGCGCAAGCGGGACATCCGTGCGAAGTTCACCGACCTCCCGGCGCTGGCGGACTTCCCCACCGCGCGCGAAGTGGCGCGGCAGGCGATGTCGGCGTTCCTGTCCGGCGAGGTTGACGCGGTGGACCTGCTGTACACGCACTTCATCTCGACGCTGCGCCGGAACGTGGTGGTGGAGCCGTTCCTGCCCATCTCGGGCGACGCGGTGAAGGAGGGGGCGGGCCTGGCCCCGAAGACCCGCGACTTCATCATGGAGCCGGGCGTGGACCAGATCTTCGAATTCCTGCTGCCCCGCTACACCAACACGCGGCTGTTCATCGCGCTGGCCGAGGCCTACGCCTCGGAGCACAGCGCGCGGATGGTGGCCATGGGCGCGGCGAACACCAATGCCGGCGATATGATCGACCAGCTCACGCTGACGCGGAACCGCCTGCGGCAGGCGGCCATCACCAAGGAGATCTCCGAGATCGTGGGCGGCGCCGAGGCGCTGGCGTAA
- the gmk gene encoding guanylate kinase, whose protein sequence is MAKIELNLLIRSSPVFPVVVSGPSGVGKTSIVEGALKLRPRWRYSISTTTRELRGDEISGRAYDFISDTEFRTRMAAGKFLETAEVHGHLYGTPRERLENWIGEGHIVLLNIDVQGGSSLKKAFRDGVFVFVLPPSLEVLESRLRRRGTDPDEVVRRRLENARAELERVSEYSYVIVNDDLELATRQLVSIVDAEQCRIERRMK, encoded by the coding sequence ATGGCAAAAATAGAGTTGAATTTGCTTATACGCAGTTCCCCAGTCTTCCCCGTGGTGGTCTCCGGACCGTCGGGTGTGGGCAAGACATCCATCGTGGAAGGCGCATTGAAATTGCGACCCCGGTGGCGGTACAGTATCTCCACCACCACACGCGAGTTACGAGGCGATGAAATATCCGGCAGAGCTTATGATTTCATCTCCGACACGGAGTTTCGGACCCGGATGGCGGCCGGGAAGTTCCTCGAAACCGCGGAAGTACACGGACATCTTTATGGAACGCCCCGCGAGCGGCTGGAGAACTGGATCGGCGAAGGGCACATCGTCCTCCTGAACATAGATGTCCAGGGCGGCAGCAGCCTGAAGAAGGCCTTCCGGGACGGCGTATTCGTGTTCGTGCTGCCCCCCTCGCTGGAAGTGCTGGAATCGAGGCTCCGAAGGCGCGGGACGGACCCCGACGAGGTGGTCCGGCGCCGGCTGGAGAACGCCAGGGCTGAACTGGAGCGGGTTTCAGAGTATTCTTATGTCATCGTGAACGACGACCTGGAGCTGGCCACGCGCCAGCTGGTGTCCATCGTGGACGCCGAGCAGTGTCGCATCGAGAGGCGGATGAAGTGA
- the atpB gene encoding F0F1 ATP synthase subunit A, producing the protein MILPLLEAAAGETPLEFPNIITLFAHFSHNEWVKRVLEEGKWQDMVFTWVVVLFLASFFFLASRRRSMLPGKLQNLAEMLVEGLHDFIVGIMGPQGKDYVPFLGSLFIYILAMNLVGLIPGMKSPTANPNTTLSMALVVFLYAQWTGIRHLGIVGYLDHMAGEPRDLIGWCMVPLMFPLHLIGELAKPISLACRLFGNIFGEDILLAVFAGLGIMVLQLMHIPYGGLPLQLPFMFLALLTSVVQALIFTLLSTIYIFLMLPHGTHETSGHGQTHVHPVHD; encoded by the coding sequence TTGATTCTCCCGCTCCTGGAAGCCGCCGCCGGGGAAACGCCGCTCGAGTTTCCGAACATCATCACCCTGTTCGCCCACTTCTCCCACAACGAGTGGGTGAAGCGCGTCCTGGAAGAGGGCAAGTGGCAGGACATGGTATTCACGTGGGTGGTGGTGCTGTTCCTGGCGTCGTTCTTCTTCCTGGCCTCGCGCCGCCGCTCGATGCTGCCCGGGAAGCTCCAGAACCTGGCCGAGATGCTGGTGGAGGGCCTGCACGACTTCATCGTCGGCATCATGGGCCCGCAGGGGAAGGACTACGTCCCGTTCCTGGGCTCGCTGTTCATCTACATCCTGGCCATGAACCTGGTCGGCCTGATCCCGGGGATGAAGTCCCCCACGGCCAACCCCAACACCACGCTGTCCATGGCCCTGGTGGTGTTCCTGTACGCGCAGTGGACCGGCATTCGCCACCTCGGGATCGTGGGCTATCTCGACCACATGGCGGGTGAGCCGCGCGACCTGATCGGCTGGTGCATGGTGCCGCTGATGTTCCCGCTGCACCTGATCGGCGAGCTGGCCAAGCCCATCAGCCTGGCCTGCCGTCTGTTCGGCAACATCTTCGGCGAGGACATCCTGCTGGCGGTGTTCGCCGGCCTGGGCATCATGGTGCTGCAGTTGATGCACATCCCCTACGGCGGGCTGCCGCTGCAGCTGCCGTTCATGTTCCTGGCGCTGCTGACCAGCGTGGTCCAGGCGCTCATCTTCACGCTGCTGAGCACCATCTACATCTTCCTCATGCTGCCGCACGGGACGCATGAGACCAGCGGACACGGGCAGACTCACGTCCACCCGGTCCACGACTAG